CAGCGATTGCAATTGCCTTTGCAAAGTACAACGTGGGAATACTCATTCCCGGGGAAATCGGGGGTAATCCCATTTACGAACTCGTTGCGGCGGGGGCAGAGAAGGCCGAAGGAACTGAAATAAGTGTCAAATTGGTAGAAGGTGGATACAACCCGGGGAAATGGGAACCGTTACTTCGATCAATGGCGGCATCAAGAAAATATGACCTGTTGATTACTCTAACAGAAGGCATGCCCGACCCTGTAAAAAGAGTGGCGGCTGAATTTCCTGAACAGAAAATAGTTCTTGTTGACGGTATTCTCAATGAAGAAATTGAGAATGTATACTCAATAGGTTTTCGCGATGAAGAGATGGCCTTTTTAGCCGGGATATTTGCCGGCCTTGTTACGCGTTCTGAACTGGCGGGCTCAAATCCTGAACACATTGTAGGCTTAATAGCGGGAGACACCTATCCAGCGATGACGGAAAAAATGAAACCAGCATATGAGAAGGGTGTAAAGCTCGTTACTCCCGATGCACAAGTCGTTTTCAGCGTAGCAGGAAGCTGGGCTGACCCGACCAAGGGGAAAGAATTGGCCGCGGAGCAATACGATAAAGGCGTGGATATAATACTTTCCATAGCGGGAGGTACAGGAATTGGCATCATAGACGAAGCAAGCACCAGGGGAACATACGTGATGGGTGTTGATTCAAACATAATTCCCTTCAAGCCAGGCACGATATTGGCCTGTGCCTTGAAACACATTGACAGGGTGATATACGATATCATTGTCGATGCCAGCAGAGGACAGCTGATCTATGGGAAAAACATAAGGGTCGGCGTTTCCGAAGGCGTAATTGGATTTACCTTTGAAGATGAGAACTACAAAAAATACGTTCCAGAATGGATTAGGGAGATTGTGAAAGCCTACTACACACTCTTGAAATACTCCCTTATCGACGTTCTGGGGGAATGAAGTTGAAGAGTTTTATAAACCAGTTCAACGAGAAACTACCTGCTCTGACGAAAATTGAGGAGAAAATCGCCCGTTTCATTCTCGAGAACCCTGAAAGCGCTGTGAAGATGTCTGTTCAGCTTCTCGCTGAAAAAGCCGGTGCCGCTCCTTCAACAGTAATAAAAATGTGCAGAAAATTGGGGTTTAGCGGTTTTTCAGAGTTGAAGCTCACCCTTGCCTCAGAGATAAACCTTGCGCTTTCAAGAAATGTTAATTTCGATGACCTTCAAAGCACTTTTGGAAACTACAATGGATTTGTGGCAGAGCTAATAGAGGCTGAGCTTGCGCACCTGAAAAGCGAAGAGCTCGAGAAAGCCTCAAAAATATTAAGCGATGCCAGATATGTGGATATTTACTCCTTTGGCTTTGATTCCATCGAGGGGCTTGATCTCTACCACAAGCTGGTTCTCCTAGGCAAAAGGGTGCAACACATCGAAAATGGGTATATGCAGATGATATCGGCTTCCAGGTTAAAGGAAGGGGATGCGGTTATAGCCATTTCCAGCACCGGAACTTCAAGGGACTTGCATGCAGCTGTCAAGCATGCGAAGCACTTCAAAGCAAAGGTGATATCCATTGCGCCGGAAAGCTCAATTCTTTCAGAAGAAGCTGACGTTTCGCTTAGCACATATTTCAAAAAGCTCATCTTGCGAGACGGTGGCATAGCAACGAGAATAGTACAGGCCTTTGTGATAGATGAGCTATTCATCAGAGTATTGAAAAGAGATGAAAAAGCGAAAGAGTATTACGAAAAGTTCAAAGAAGTACTCGATTTGAAAAGACGTTAGAGGAGAAAAGAGCCGGGATCAATTCCCGGCTCCTTCTATTGTACTGGATAAACCTCGCCAGATAATCTCTCTTATTCTGTCGAGCTTATCCGGGTCATCGGTGATATTCAAACCATTTAGAATGAGTTCGGCAGCTACCTCAGGATCCACTATTTCCAGGATTTCTTTGCTGTTTTTCCCTGATTCGATTAATCTGGAAATTTTGCTCCTGAGCTCGTTGTATCTCTCCCTTGCCTTTTTCCACATCTCAAGGTCTTCTCTGGCCAAATTGCCTTTTTCCCGCTGGATAATCTTAATGGTATCTCTCTTGTTGGTGACAAAATCAACATATGCTTTGAGTAACCTCTTTATCTTCTTCAGATACACGCTTTCTGTATCCACTTCTTTGAAAAGGTGTTCTTCAAGCTCATCCAGCGAATATCGCCATACGTCGTAGTATAAATCTTCTTTGCTTGGAAAATAATAGTAAATCAGCGCTTTTTTTACCCCGGCAATACTGGCGATTTCAGACATGCTTACACCATCATGCCCCTTTTCGGCAAAGGCCTTCCTTGCTGCTAACAGGATCCTTTCCTTTGTGGATAACTTTTTCTTCACCGGGGGTCACCGCCATTCTTACGCCTTTTTGTCAAGGGCGAGTTTTTCTTCGTTATTTGCGTATCTCCTCATTCTGGTTTCAAAATCGTATATGCCGCGCTTCGAAGGATGGGTTTCCGCATAGCCGTGTTCATAGTAAAGCTTATCAGCATAGACCTTCCATTCTTCAGCGAGTTTGTCCAGTTCGGGCGCGAGTTCGGTAACCACTCTTTCGCTTCCATCATGTTGAGGGATTGCGTTGAACTTCTTCACCATAGCCCTGAGTACTTTGGGATTGTCAATGATTGGACAGGGTCTGAACAGGTTATTACTGTATGGAACCATTCTCTTATAAGCTGTGAAGAACGGTGATTTCAAAATTTCAAGAAGGCTCTTATCCCTTATGCTGTCAACAGCGAACTGCTGGAATACACAGGGCTCTGCATAACCCTTGGCGTTGATGTGCAAATACTTAGAACCGGCAGCAAGACAGCCGTGGGTAAGGAAACCATGGTTCCAGAAATCTGCGACAAAGGCAAACTTCCCTCCAAGCCTTAGTTCCTCTGTCTTGAAGAACCTTTCATACCTCTGTTCCGGTGTTGGCACGAGATCCATGGAAGGATTCATTCCTACCGGCATAAACTGGAATACCCAGACATAAGACACGCCATTTTCCTTCAAATAATCCCAGAATTCATCTTTCATCATGACATCATGGTTCATTTTCGTGGCGGTTACTGAAGAGCCGAATATTACGCCTGCTTCTCTCAGGTACTCCCACGCTTTCTGGATCTTTGCAAAGACACCCCTTCCTCTTCTCCAATCAGTTTCAGCTTCAAAGCCTTCAACTGAAATGGCAAGAGTTGCATTACCGAGTTCAGCAAGCTTTTCAGCCTTCTCCTTGGTGATGAGAGTGCCGTTTGTGTAGATCTGGAAGTAACTGTCGTTAAATTCTTCCAGGGTTTCGAAGAGATGCGGCCATACAAAGGGCTCTCCACCGGTAATAATGAAGAAGTAAATGCCGAGTTCATTTGCTTCCCTTATGAGCTTCCATACTTCCTCTTTAGAGAGCTGGTACTTCCTGCCGTACAATCCCGCGTAGCAGCCTACACAGTTAAGGTTGCAAGCATAAGTGGGGCTGATTACGAGAAGCTTTGGCGGAACTAATTGGTGCTCCATCATCTTCTCTTGCCTGATTTTTTCGCCTACGGCAAATTCGTTGATTACGAGATTGGTCATAACCTTTTCAACAGCCTTTGGACTAGCTTTCTGGAAGATTTCCTTCCATGATGTGATCATAGGATGCTTTTCTTTCGCCATGTTGGCGAGCTTTTTCAAACCGCTTTTAGCCGGTTCCTTGCTAAGTGCAGCAACAGTCGAGAAA
The Kosmotoga arenicorallina S304 genome window above contains:
- a CDS encoding BMP family ABC transporter substrate-binding protein, which codes for MKRTLLLLVVLTAIAIAFAKYNVGILIPGEIGGNPIYELVAAGAEKAEGTEISVKLVEGGYNPGKWEPLLRSMAASRKYDLLITLTEGMPDPVKRVAAEFPEQKIVLVDGILNEEIENVYSIGFRDEEMAFLAGIFAGLVTRSELAGSNPEHIVGLIAGDTYPAMTEKMKPAYEKGVKLVTPDAQVVFSVAGSWADPTKGKELAAEQYDKGVDIILSIAGGTGIGIIDEASTRGTYVMGVDSNIIPFKPGTILACALKHIDRVIYDIIVDASRGQLIYGKNIRVGVSEGVIGFTFEDENYKKYVPEWIREIVKAYYTLLKYSLIDVLGE
- a CDS encoding MurR/RpiR family transcriptional regulator; this encodes MKSFINQFNEKLPALTKIEEKIARFILENPESAVKMSVQLLAEKAGAAPSTVIKMCRKLGFSGFSELKLTLASEINLALSRNVNFDDLQSTFGNYNGFVAELIEAELAHLKSEELEKASKILSDARYVDIYSFGFDSIEGLDLYHKLVLLGKRVQHIENGYMQMISASRLKEGDAVIAISSTGTSRDLHAAVKHAKHFKAKVISIAPESSILSEEADVSLSTYFKKLILRDGGIATRIVQAFVIDELFIRVLKRDEKAKEYYEKFKEVLDLKRR
- a CDS encoding TetR/AcrR family transcriptional regulator — protein: MKKKLSTKERILLAARKAFAEKGHDGVSMSEIASIAGVKKALIYYYFPSKEDLYYDVWRYSLDELEEHLFKEVDTESVYLKKIKRLLKAYVDFVTNKRDTIKIIQREKGNLAREDLEMWKKARERYNELRSKISRLIESGKNSKEILEIVDPEVAAELILNGLNITDDPDKLDRIREIIWRGLSSTIEGAGN
- a CDS encoding radical SAM protein, with protein sequence MGFVDSMKQSMLKQAGKFVGSVVRNSSEETIYRLFSTVAALSKEPAKSGLKKLANMAKEKHPMITSWKEIFQKASPKAVEKVMTNLVINEFAVGEKIRQEKMMEHQLVPPKLLVISPTYACNLNCVGCYAGLYGRKYQLSKEEVWKLIREANELGIYFFIITGGEPFVWPHLFETLEEFNDSYFQIYTNGTLITKEKAEKLAELGNATLAISVEGFEAETDWRRGRGVFAKIQKAWEYLREAGVIFGSSVTATKMNHDVMMKDEFWDYLKENGVSYVWVFQFMPVGMNPSMDLVPTPEQRYERFFKTEELRLGGKFAFVADFWNHGFLTHGCLAAGSKYLHINAKGYAEPCVFQQFAVDSIRDKSLLEILKSPFFTAYKRMVPYSNNLFRPCPIIDNPKVLRAMVKKFNAIPQHDGSERVVTELAPELDKLAEEWKVYADKLYYEHGYAETHPSKRGIYDFETRMRRYANNEEKLALDKKA